In a genomic window of Wyeomyia smithii strain HCP4-BCI-WySm-NY-G18 chromosome 1, ASM2978416v1, whole genome shotgun sequence:
- the LOC129717653 gene encoding uncharacterized protein LOC129717653 produces MKIKMAKLVLLMSTFCAVPTLGGLLRTPKVYNAVITTDENLTPSRAYPVVQPVVHEAGLSYPFGAFGPFGLYNAFNAYPGFYQQQPTAAGPSAAQIQGRNSFFVGREPEPQLQDTPIETLPEAKPYPERNLPLREPPVPEIIPEPNNSIAPKAPEGPQPNFEGRPVETKNPLQLNEFGYPPSLIPVATYNSNGQLQSSPVFPYNFPVLYDSFGNYNPTQYQSVLPPFGYFPQLNQPNPYFNQNLAPNAPINNAVDPQQFNRDGREQVLQDANKESLQNGPIGTPVPPPVPVPVVPVSAPEEVANPEENKPEPPPPAPEAFDESIKNNANKNKDIPDVPPPPIPSGAKEVEQP; encoded by the exons ATGGCGAAACTCGTCCTACTGATGTCAACGTTCTGCGCGGTCCCAACGCTCGGTGGTCTGCTGAGGACACCGAAAGTTTACAACGCGGTGATAACGACCGACGAGAATTTAACCCCGAGCCGCGCCTATCCTGTGGTTCAACCGGTGGTACATGAGGCAGGGCTAAGCTATCCGTTCGGCGCATTCGGACCATTCGGACTGTACAATGCTTTTAACGCATACCCCGGCTTCTATCAGCAACAACCGACAGCAGCTGGTCCTAGTGCTGCTCAGATACAAGGTAGAAACTCGTTCTTCGTCGGCCGTGAACCA GAGCCACAACTTCAAGATACCCCAATTGAGACTCTTCCAGAAGCTAAGCCGTATCCGGAGCGAAATTTACCACTACGAGAACCGCCAGTGCCGGAAATAATCCCCGAACCGAACAATAGTATTGCTCCCAAAGCTCCGGAAGGTCCCCAACCAAACTTCGAGGGACGTCCAGTGGAAACCAAAAATCCACTTCAATTAAACGAGTTTGGTTATCCACCCAGTCTAATACCCGTGGCTACGTACAATAGCAACGGACAACTACAGAGCAGTCCCGTATTCCCTTACAACTTCCCGGTTCTATATGATTCATTCGGCAATTACAATCCGACCCAGTATCAATCGGTGCTTCCACCATTCGGTTATTTCCCGCAACTAAACCAACCGAATCCATACTTCAATCAGAATTTGGCACCAAATGCCCCCATCAACAATGCAGTGGATCCTCAGCAGTTCAACCGCGATGGTCGCGAACAAGTTCTGCAAGACGCCAACAAAGAGAGCCTGCAGAATGGCCCGATCGGTACTCCCGTTCCTCCACCAGTACCCGTGCCTGTCGTTCCCGTCTCAGCACCGGAGGAGGTCGCAAATCCCGAGGAAAACAAACCGGAACCTCCGCCTCCGGCTCCAGAGGCATTTGACGAAAGTATCAAGAATAATGCCAACAAAAACAAAGACATTCCCGATGTGCCGCCACCACCGATCCCTTCCGGTGCGAAAGAAGTTGAGCAGCCGTAA